Below is a genomic region from bacterium.
CTAGAATCTCAGTTTGACCCAGCACTGCATGAAAGTAGTCAGTTTGCGGGCTCTTTAAACCATTGAAATAATCGATCCAAACAGAAGAATCAACGAGCAAAACGCCCCTCGCGCATTTTATTTAGATTACCTTCCCAGTGCAATTTCCCGCGCAAAGAGCGTACTTTCCGTTGCTGATGAAGCTTGATTAGAGTTCGAAGACCTTCATGAATAACATCTTTTTTAGTCTTCAACCCTGTAATTTTCTTGGCCTTTTCGACTAAGCGATCGTTTAATACGACGTTTGTTCGCATGATGTGTATATTATACGGTATTTATGTGTATGAGAGCAAGGATGTTTCGAGACCCGGGTTTCAGGTAAACCACAATATCTATCAGCTTTCATTTTTAAAGAACAACCCGCGGATTCTTTCGAAAAAACCTATTTTCTGATTAAAACCTTCCAGGATCCAGATGTCCGCTTTTGCGTGATCGAGCGATGTGGCGAAGCTTTTTCCATCCGGAGCTAGACTGAAACCGCGAACCCAATAAAAATCCGAACTATAAGGACCGAAATCGGAAATAACTTTTCTTTTTCCAGTTTTGATGTCAGCACCTGAAAGTATCCAGTTGCTGGGTTCTTGAATAGCTAGTACATACAGAGATTGCCACTCCTTTCCCCATCCGTACACGCCAAGAACCTCCTCCTGTTTTATCTTGAAAACAAGCCGTGAATCTCCACCATTTGAGGAAACAATATAGATACCTTCTTCACCGACAAAACTAATCAAGTCTTCTTGCGGTGACCATTGCGGAAGTTGATATGAGATTTCGTTTTGCGATAAAACAATCGGTTCGCTACTTCCTCCCAGTTTTACTTTTGCAAGAACATTTTTGTCCTTCATTGCGATACGCATTGCTATCCATTCACCATCAGGTGACCACGAAGGCAATTGGCCCGATGCGAGTCTCACCGGCGTTCCGCCAGCAACATTGGATAGCCAAATACCGTTTCGTCCACCACCGGCTCTGAAGTAAGCGATTCGATGTCCGTCCGGTGAAAAACTTGGAAAGGATATCTCGTCTGTAGATTCATTGCCGAAATCTGAACGAGTCACGATCGCCCTTTCCCATCCTTCTTGCACATTACGGAGCCAGATTCCATCAACTCCCCAGATTCCTCTCGCATAGACAAATTGATTTCCCAATGGGGACCAGCCTGGGAAACCTTCGGCCCGTGATGTTTTCAACAAATCACGGATCGAACTCCCATCTACCGGAATTTCCACAAGATCCCAATTTTCTTCATGTTGTTGGAAAGCGATCTTCGTTCCATCCGGCGAAACAGCGGGTTCCATTTCATCAGTAGTGCCATTGGTGATCGCGTAAAAAGTCCCAGTTTCAATATCACCAATCAGAAGATGAGCCCCCGTATTCCCTTGAACGGGTGCTACGAAAACAATATGCCTGCTGTCTGGCATCCAATTGAATGAAAAATAGTTATTTGTGATTACATTGGAAAGTGCACGATAAGGTTTACCTTCAGGAAAAGGAATTACCCAGAATTTTTCTAGTCCTTGTAAAAGAACAAGAATTTTAGAACCATCAGGAGAAAATCTGATGTATTCAGAGGTATAGAACTTTTTTTCAGAAAATGGAGGCTGGAGATATTCTTTGGCGGGCGCGCCATTCATAGAGATCCATAATGACGAGTGATTTGCTTCTTCTCTCAAGAATGCAAACGTCTTTCCATTTGGGGAGATTGTTGCAGCGAAAGTATCTTGAATCACTAAACGTGGAGATCCGCCTGTGGCGCCAACTGCCCAAAGATTATCTTCTGCAAGATAAAAGATGCGTGATCCGTCCGGA
It encodes:
- a CDS encoding type II toxin-antitoxin system VapB family antitoxin, whose product is MRTNVVLNDRLVEKAKKITGLKTKKDVIHEGLRTLIKLHQQRKVRSLRGKLHWEGNLNKMREGRFAR